Proteins encoded by one window of Gambusia affinis linkage group LG17, SWU_Gaff_1.0, whole genome shotgun sequence:
- the gfi1b gene encoding zinc finger protein Gfi-1b: MPRSFLVKNKRCASYNIHRSYEEEQPTEFEDQEVPSQLQSTDSSEEPLSEGPSLPADRCSPPQDSEPQCPVPAHPEPASPPRGPSQPYYLTEPHMAEFPSYYKPSYAWEPVSSSYKLRQLSFSPTVLQHASSLYGGHISRSPPPQQPLDCSTHYSPTSNTYHCITCDKVFSTSHGLEVHVRRSHSGMRPFGCSICRKTFGHTVSLEQHMNVHSQEKSFECKMCGKSFKRSSTLSTHLLIHSDTRPYPCQYCGKRFHQKSDMKKHTYIHTGEKPHKCQVCGKAFSQSSNLITHSRKHTGFKPFGCDVCSKGFQRKVDLRRHHESQHGMK; this comes from the exons ATGCCGCGGTCATTTCTGGTGAAAAACAAACGGTGCGCCTCTTATAACATCCACCGCAGTTATGAAGAGGAGCAGCCGACGGAGTTTGAAGACCAGG AAGTCCCGTCGCAGCTGCAGAGCACAGACTCATCAGAGGAGCCCCTGTCTGAGGGGCCCTCCCTGCCCGCAGACAGGTGCTCCCCTCCGCAGGATTCAGAGCCGCAGTGTCCGGTACCTGCTCACCCAGAGCCGGCCAGCCCGCCGCGGGGCCCCTCACAGCCCTACTACCTAACAG AGCCCCACATGGCCGAGTTCCCATCTTACTACAAGCCTTCGTACGCCTGGGAGCCGGTGTCGTCGTCCTACAAGCTGCGGCAGCTGAGCTTCAGCCCCACGGTGCTGCAGCACGCCAGCAGCCTGTATGGCGGCCACATCAGCCGCAGTCCGCCGCCGCAGCAGCCGCTGGACTGCAGCACGCACTACTCCCCCACCTCCAACACCTACCACTGCATCACCTGTGACAAA GTGTTCTCAACTTCTCATGGACTGGAGGTTCATGTCAGGCGGTCGCACAGCGGAATGAGACCTTTTGGTTGCAGCATCTGCAGGAAAACCTTTGGGCACACTGTGAGTCTGGAGCAACACATGAACGTTCACTCCCag GAAAAAAGTTTTGAGTGCAAGATGTGCGGTAAATCCTTCAAGCGCTCCTCCACGCTGTCCACTCACCTGCTCATCCACTCCGACACCAGACCATACCCCTGTCAGTACTGCGGGAAACGGTTCCATCAGAAGTCGGACATGAAGAAGCACACGTACATCCACACGG GCGAAAAGCCGCACAAGTGCCAGGTTTGCGGCAAAGCGTTCAGCCAGAGCTCCAACCTGATCACCCACAGCAGGAAGCACACGGGATTCAAACCGTTTGGGTGCGACGTTTGCTCAAAGGGCTTCCAGAGAAAGGTGGATCTGCGCCGGCATCACGAGAGTCAGCACGGCATGAAGTGA